GTCGATGACGGCGTCAAGGCGGATTTGCTCGACGGCCAAATCATTCGTGATTTGCCCGCGGCGCCGAAGCACGGGCGTGAGGCGGGTTGGGTTAGCACAATGATCAACTGTTATGCCGATGCCCACGATCTCGGCGAAACCTTTGTAGCGCCTGCGACGGTGCGGCTATCCCAATATCAAGGCCCGGAGCCGGATGTTTTTTTCATTCGCAAAGACCGGCTGAGTATCGTCAATGAAAAATTCGTCGAGGGCCCGCCTGATCTTTGCGTTGAAGTCATTTCCAAAAGCAGCCGGCAGCGTGATCGCGGCCGCAAGTTCGTGCTCTACGCGGATCATGGCGTGCGGGAATACTGGCTCATTGATTCTCTGCGTGACACGCTGGAGTTTTATGAAAATATCGAGGGCGAATGGCGGGAAATCAAACCGGACGAACAAGGCCGATTGCATTCCAAGGTTTTGCCGGGATTTTGGCTTAAACCGGCGTGGCTGGCAGCCAAACCCCTGCCCTCTGTCTTGAAAATTTTGCGCGAGATTCTTGGCGAGAAATTCGATGCCATTGGCAAGTAAATGCCGGCGACACAGATAAAATAAACACCCTACCACTGCAATAACACTTCACTCCTCAAATAATCCACATTTGCCAGCGCGAAATAGTTGACATACTCCAATCGAATAATAACGCGATTCGCCTGGCGCAGTGCAAATCCGGACACAAGCATGCGCATATCCCGGTCATAACTAACGGCGAGATGGCCGGGGCCGAACGAAAAACGCGGGCCAAACAGCGTGCGGTTGTCGAGCAACATGT
This sequence is a window from Cytophagia bacterium CHB2. Protein-coding genes within it:
- a CDS encoding Uma2 family endonuclease, yielding MAYLVKQTPRKSPHKKILKRVPITFDEFYEMVDDGVKADLLDGQIIRDLPAAPKHGREAGWVSTMINCYADAHDLGETFVAPATVRLSQYQGPEPDVFFIRKDRLSIVNEKFVEGPPDLCVEVISKSSRQRDRGRKFVLYADHGVREYWLIDSLRDTLEFYENIEGEWREIKPDEQGRLHSKVLPGFWLKPAWLAAKPLPSVLKILREILGEKFDAIGK